The genome window CGCCACAAACTGGCAAGGAAGTGCTTGGGCAAATCGCCTGAGAGGGTTTCCTGCACCAGGGCACGCAGTACACGCCAGGGGTCGGGCAGAATGGGCTGATTGACCAGCCACGCCAGGATCTGCCAAAGGGCAAGCAATGCCAGAAGAGCCAGTAGGTAATCGCGGCGTTTCATGGGCGATTCAATACCTCCCGTAAAAACTGGCAAATTGCCTGATATTCCGGGGTGGTGCGGTAATTGGGCTCGCCTGCACCGGGGTTGTCCACCACCAGCGCCTGCGTGTTGGGGGGATTGCCCAGCACCAGGATGCGTTTGCCCACCATGGCGGCTTCTTCGATGGCGTGTGTCACCAGTACCAGCGTCAGGCGCTGGTCTGCCCACAATTCCATCACCAGCATTTGCAGTCCTTCGCGGGTGGGGGCATCCAGCGAGGAAAACGGCTCATCCATGAGTAACAGGTCAGGCTCCAGCGCCAGAGTGCGGGCAATAGCCGTGCGCTGGCGCTGTCCGCCGGAGATTTGTGAGGGGAACTGGTTGGCAACCTCCAGCAATCCCAGCCGTTCCAGCCAGGGGGTTACATCGGTTCGGGGAACGTAATCTTTCGGGGCATGGATGCCGTCGGCGCCGTAGAAATTGCGCACCCGCAACCCAAGGGCGGCGTTCTCGCGCACGGTTGCCCAGGGCAACAGCCCGTAATCCTGGATGATCAAGCCCGTGTGCGGACGCGGACGGGTGAGGGGCTGACCTTCCACCAGCACCTGTCCCTGCGTGGGGAAGAGCAGTCCCGCCGCCAGTGCCAGCAGGGTGGATTTGCCACACCCCGAGGGACCCAGGACTGCCCAGGCGTCGCCTTTTTCCACGCGCCAGTTGAAATCCAGGAAGATGGGTGTGCCGTGGCGGTAATGAAATGTGACTCGTTGAAATTCCAGCATGCCTCTATCTCAAAGAAAAATGGGTTATGAGGATTGTACTCCATCATAACCCATTCTCGAAAGTCAGTGTTTCAGGTTATTTCTGAGGCAGGAAGGAAGCAGTGATGACATCCTGATAAGCCTGATCTGCCTGCAGGAAGCCTTTTTCCTTTGCCCAGGTGAGCGTGTCCATGAACTGCTCTTCGGTAGGGACTCCCGCGGTGACGAAGGGCGGGACGACAAAATTCTCCGCCAGCGGTGCAGGCAGGATTTTATTGTCCACCAGCAGTTGCTTCCACTCGGCTTTGGCAGGGTCGGCATTGATGAGCGCCACAGCATCTTCCAGCGCCAGCAGGAAGCGCTTCACGGCATCGGGGTTGTTCTTCAGCACCTCTTTGCGGAAAGTCCAGGTGCTGAAGGAGTACTGCGGGTAAGCCGCATCGGAGATGATGGCGATGCTGCCTTCCTTCACCGCTACACTGGCAAGCGGTTCAGGCAGGACAGCGGCATCCAGTTCGCCACTCTTGACCAGCGCCAGGCGGGCGTCAATCTTGGGAACGGAAGTCAGTTTGACTTCTTTGGGGTCCACGCCCTCTGCCATCAGCAGGCGCTCGGTGACGTATTGGATGATCGTGCCTTCGGAAATACCCACCGACTTGCCTTTCAAATCGGCAACCGATTTCACACCGCTGTTGGGGTTGGCAACCAGAGTGAACAAAGCGGCGTCCTTGGTGGCGGCACGGGCATAGCGCACCACCTGAACGCGGGCGCTTTCCTTGTTAAAGTAAAGCGCGGAGAGTACTTCATTCAGCATACCATCTGCCTGACCCGCCGCCACCAGTTGGTCGCGCTCGGGGGCAGAACCGGCGGGGATGAACTCAACGGTCAGGTTATACTTGCTGAATAACCCCTGCTGTTGAGCAACCAGGATGGGCATGGTATCCAGAATCGGCAGGGCGACGACTTTGAGCGTAGCAGGCTGGCTGGTGGGGGTTGCCTGCGGGGTGCAACCCAGCAGACTCAGCATCAATGCCAGAACGAACAGAAACACAAGAGTTTTCTTCACCTTTTTCCTCCCAGAATACAGACAAAATTCGGCAGGATTATACTCACTTAACAGTTACTTTACAATCTTCCAGAGACGGGAAAGTTGGCAGCCTGGCTTTCTTGACTCTGAAAAAAGGCTGTGTTAAAGTATCATATAAGGGCGTTAGTCCTGTCAAACCCGATCCAATCCCACTTTAAAGGAGTGTTGCTTTGACGAAATCCCGCACCCAAATGATGGTTGATCGGTTGCGCGAGTTGCAGGCTTCGTCGCCCGACATTGAAGCCTCAGCGGTAGTTAGTGTGGACGGGCTGACGATTGCTTCTGCGCTCCCGCAAGGGGTTGAGGAAGATCGCGTCTCGGCAATGTCGGCGGCAATGCTTTCGCTGGGCGAACGCATTGCTAATGAATTGGGACGCGGCTCCCTGGAGCAGGTGTACATCAAGGGCGAAAAAGGCTATGTTGTCCTGATGTCGGTCGGAGAAGAAGCCGTTCTCACGGCGCTGGCACGCGAACAGGCAAAATTGGGTT of Anaerolinea thermophila UNI-1 contains these proteins:
- a CDS encoding ABC transporter ATP-binding protein; translated protein: MLEFQRVTFHYRHGTPIFLDFNWRVEKGDAWAVLGPSGCGKSTLLALAAGLLFPTQGQVLVEGQPLTRPRPHTGLIIQDYGLLPWATVRENAALGLRVRNFYGADGIHAPKDYVPRTDVTPWLERLGLLEVANQFPSQISGGQRQRTAIARTLALEPDLLLMDEPFSSLDAPTREGLQMLVMELWADQRLTLVLVTHAIEEAAMVGKRILVLGNPPNTQALVVDNPGAGEPNYRTTPEYQAICQFLREVLNRP
- a CDS encoding ABC transporter substrate-binding protein, producing the protein MKKTLVFLFVLALMLSLLGCTPQATPTSQPATLKVVALPILDTMPILVAQQQGLFSKYNLTVEFIPAGSAPERDQLVAAGQADGMLNEVLSALYFNKESARVQVVRYARAATKDAALFTLVANPNSGVKSVADLKGKSVGISEGTIIQYVTERLLMAEGVDPKEVKLTSVPKIDARLALVKSGELDAAVLPEPLASVAVKEGSIAIISDAAYPQYSFSTWTFRKEVLKNNPDAVKRFLLALEDAVALINADPAKAEWKQLLVDNKILPAPLAENFVVPPFVTAGVPTEEQFMDTLTWAKEKGFLQADQAYQDVITASFLPQK
- a CDS encoding roadblock/LC7 domain-containing protein, with the translated sequence MMVDRLRELQASSPDIEASAVVSVDGLTIASALPQGVEEDRVSAMSAAMLSLGERIANELGRGSLEQVYIKGEKGYVVLMSVGEEAVLTALAREQAKLGLIFLDMRRAAEDLTKLI